AGGTGCAAATCATTCCACGCTAACAGGTGCAACAAGGACACTCAATTGGTGCACGGACTCGAGAAGTGGTCTAATCAGCAATATTAAGACCTGTGTTGGAAGCTTTCAAGTCTTCTTAGAACATTGGCTACAAATGAAGGAAACTAGAAGCCTTATATGGACTTTTAGGGGCTTTGGTTATGCAAATGACCATATCTCACAAACAGCTGTTATCCCAAAGCCTTGACATCCCAAGATGATTTGAGAACAAAAAGATTCTGCGACTTCTTTggctccatttctttttttatgaaaaagtttttaaaaaagttagttaaaaaaagttttaaaaaactttaaaattTTGTCTTAATTCAACTTAGGAAGTTGAAAATCtctgtgtttcctctgtgcAGCAGGCCAGCTGCTGTTTGAGGACTTCTTGAGGACAGAATACAGTGAGGAGAACCTCTTGTTCTGGCTGGCGTGTGAGGACTACAAGACGATTACCAGTCCGGCAAAAATGACGGTGGCTGCCAAGAAGATCTACGCAGAGTTTGTCCAAGTTGATGCGCCTAAACAGGTATGGCTTTTGTTTAATGACACGTGAATGAAGTCAGATGTGTGTGACTTCAAATGAGCCTCAAGTACAAGCTGGCTTGTTTTCATCGTTATGCCTCCACAGTGTATTTCACTCTCAATATGAAATGCAATCATGAGCAATCATTGCTGCTTAACATTGTAAGTTCTCATAGTAAGATTCATTAATTGTGTTCCCTAAGTTGCTATTCGCTTGCTCTCCGCCAAACGTAACTTCTTTGAAACTCCCAGATAGACTTTTACTTTGCATGTGTGACATTACAGGATATCAGGAGCCTGCGATCAATGCTGCTGATAGAAATTCAGCGTGTATTCattcatacacatttttcaacttCAACACGCGGTTAACTTTCTCAAGTAATATAAAAGAACTCATGTGTGAAgtaaaaattgttttttttaacacagatAAACATTGACTGCGTGACAAGAGAGGAAATCAGGGAAAACCTCTCTCAGCCGGTGCAAAATTGTCTTGACGGGGCGCAGAGAGTGATATACAGTCT
This Gasterosteus aculeatus chromosome 8, fGasAcu3.hap1.1, whole genome shotgun sequence DNA region includes the following protein-coding sequences:
- the LOC120824502 gene encoding regulator of G-protein signaling 21, which encodes MRGLALLGFVKQQKQQRISVLFQSYPACRFGYRKHMLNPGDDVLAWGESLDHLLQCKTGQLLFEDFLRTEYSEENLLFWLACEDYKTITSPAKMTVAAKKIYAEFVQVDAPKQINIDCVTREEIRENLSQPVQNCLDGAQRVIYSLMENDCYPRFLKSEMYQGLLEQAEQQ